A DNA window from Coffea arabica cultivar ET-39 chromosome 6c, Coffea Arabica ET-39 HiFi, whole genome shotgun sequence contains the following coding sequences:
- the LOC113691983 gene encoding protein LURP-one-related 12-like gives MSSRSPIVEKIFCFEEETHLTVHKTSIFVPGGGDGFIVYNPTWEMTFRVDSYGPDSASKDELVLMDSSGKSLVTLLRKGMIEDFEFDFIADGITSLVGGNRVVLEVG, from the exons ATGAGCAGCAGAAGTCCAATTGTGGAAAAGATATTTTGCTTTGAAGAAGAAACCCATCTCACGGTTCACAAGACTTCCATCTTCGTTCCCGGCGGCGGCGATGGGTTCATTGTGTATAATCCCACCTGGGAAATGACCTTCCGAGTTGACTCCTACGGTCCAGATTCTGCCTCTAAAGATGAACTTGTTCTCATGGATTCCTCCGGCAAATCTCTCGTCACCCTCCTCCGCAAG GGCATGATTGAAGACTTTGAATTTGATTTCATTGCAGATGGAATTACATCCTTGGTTGGAGGTAATAGGGTGGTTCTAGAGGTGGGCTAA
- the LOC113694258 gene encoding uncharacterized protein isoform X1, giving the protein MPRPGPRPYECVRRAWHSDRHQPIRGSIIQRIFKLVYERHGAVTRKNNEWQAKLPIVVLKAEEIMYSKADSEAQYMDLETVWDRVNDAIDTIIRRDESTETGELLPPCVEAALNLGCVPERASRSQRHNNPRTYLSPRTQEGGYAASKVSGGNTTDVRNRSLLPPYSGNQSNLERSTGSLEPLVSESNRHLVPNVNSPSTSSSKNLNFPTDSQIAWKDGKASFNVGSVYPLYYGTSFQPDIPRLGSQEPHVSKDIIVGRPIFASVGKPAEIGCIRTLLANEANSIAPKQADAGERITEEPEVECDLSLRLGPFSNSILCRGKGTKPSVSDKIDPANPSEMGEVKVVSSSSSSREKDFSLFSLEAANDPSSFCLGRYNVEGEGRQNVETFLRKRKLPFGSSSADNRQILWQLKPTPHHFADQMKKQTS; this is encoded by the exons ATGCCTAGGCCAGGGCCAAGGCCTTATGAGTGCGTGAGGAGAGCTTGGCATAGTGATAGGCATCAACCCATCAGAGGTTCAATCATCCAACGGATTTTCAA GCTCGTCTATGAAAGACACGGCGCTGTAACCAGGAAGAATAATGAATGGCAAGCTAAATTGCCTATTGTGGTCTTGAAGGCTGAGGAAATCATGTATTCCAAAGCTGATTCTGAG GCTCAGTATATGGATCTTGAAACAGTGTGGGATCGGGTTAATGATGCTATTGATACAATAATTCGGAGAGATGAGAGTACGGAGACTGGAGAGCTTTTGCCTCCCTGTGTTGAAG CTGCTCTTAATCTGGGTTGTGTGCCGGAAAGAGCATCCCGAAGTCAACGGCACAATAATCCTAGAACTTACCTGAGCCCCAGGACTCAAGAAGGCGGTTACGCAGCCTCAAAAGTTTCAGGTGGAAATACTACTGATGTACGAAATCGTAGCCTACTACCTCCCTACTCGGGTAATCAGTCGAACCTCGAGAGATCCACCGGGAGTTTGGAGCCTTTGGTTTCAGAGTCTAACAGGCATTTAGTGCCAAATGTTAACAGCCCTTCTACTTCATCATCCAAGAATTTAAATTTTCCGACCGATAGTCAGATTGCCTGGAAGGATGGCAAGGCTTCATTCAACGTAGGTTCGGTCTATCCCTTGTATTATGGCACCAGCTTCCAGCCCGACATCCCTAGGTTGGGCTCCCAAGAGCCGCACGTGTCGAAAGATATAATTGTTGGTAGACCAATTTTTGCATCTGTTGGGAAGCCCGCCGAAATAGGTTGCATCAGGACGCTGTTGGCTAATGAAGCAAATTCAATTGCGCCGAAGCAAGCAGATGCTGGGGAGAGAATTACGGAGGAACCCGAGGTAGAGTGCGACTTGTCCTTGAGGCTGGGACCTTTCTCCAACTCAATCTTGTGCAGGGGAAAGGGAACAAAACCTAGTGTCAGTGATAAAATAGATCCAGCCAACCCTAGTGAAATGGGTGAGGTGAAGGTtgtatcatcatcatcatcatctagaGAGAAGgatttttccctcttttctctaGAGGCCGCTAATGATCCCTCCAGCTTCTGTCTTGGTAGGTACAATGTGGAGGGTGAAGGCCGTCAGAATGTCGAAACATTTCTTAGAAAACGCAAGCTGCCTTTTGGTAGCAGCAGTGCGGACAATAGGCAAATATTATGGCAATTAAAGCCAACTCCTCACCACTTTGCTGATCAAATGAAAAAGCAGACTTCATAG
- the LOC113694258 gene encoding uncharacterized protein isoform X2, with translation MYSKADSEAQYMDLETVWDRVNDAIDTIIRRDESTETGELLPPCVEAALNLGCVPERASRSQRHNNPRTYLSPRTQEGGYAASKVSGGNTTDVRNRSLLPPYSGNQSNLERSTGSLEPLVSESNRHLVPNVNSPSTSSSKNLNFPTDSQIAWKDGKASFNVGSVYPLYYGTSFQPDIPRLGSQEPHVSKDIIVGRPIFASVGKPAEIGCIRTLLANEANSIAPKQADAGERITEEPEVECDLSLRLGPFSNSILCRGKGTKPSVSDKIDPANPSEMGEVKVVSSSSSSREKDFSLFSLEAANDPSSFCLGRYNVEGEGRQNVETFLRKRKLPFGSSSADNRQILWQLKPTPHHFADQMKKQTS, from the exons ATGTATTCCAAAGCTGATTCTGAG GCTCAGTATATGGATCTTGAAACAGTGTGGGATCGGGTTAATGATGCTATTGATACAATAATTCGGAGAGATGAGAGTACGGAGACTGGAGAGCTTTTGCCTCCCTGTGTTGAAG CTGCTCTTAATCTGGGTTGTGTGCCGGAAAGAGCATCCCGAAGTCAACGGCACAATAATCCTAGAACTTACCTGAGCCCCAGGACTCAAGAAGGCGGTTACGCAGCCTCAAAAGTTTCAGGTGGAAATACTACTGATGTACGAAATCGTAGCCTACTACCTCCCTACTCGGGTAATCAGTCGAACCTCGAGAGATCCACCGGGAGTTTGGAGCCTTTGGTTTCAGAGTCTAACAGGCATTTAGTGCCAAATGTTAACAGCCCTTCTACTTCATCATCCAAGAATTTAAATTTTCCGACCGATAGTCAGATTGCCTGGAAGGATGGCAAGGCTTCATTCAACGTAGGTTCGGTCTATCCCTTGTATTATGGCACCAGCTTCCAGCCCGACATCCCTAGGTTGGGCTCCCAAGAGCCGCACGTGTCGAAAGATATAATTGTTGGTAGACCAATTTTTGCATCTGTTGGGAAGCCCGCCGAAATAGGTTGCATCAGGACGCTGTTGGCTAATGAAGCAAATTCAATTGCGCCGAAGCAAGCAGATGCTGGGGAGAGAATTACGGAGGAACCCGAGGTAGAGTGCGACTTGTCCTTGAGGCTGGGACCTTTCTCCAACTCAATCTTGTGCAGGGGAAAGGGAACAAAACCTAGTGTCAGTGATAAAATAGATCCAGCCAACCCTAGTGAAATGGGTGAGGTGAAGGTtgtatcatcatcatcatcatctagaGAGAAGgatttttccctcttttctctaGAGGCCGCTAATGATCCCTCCAGCTTCTGTCTTGGTAGGTACAATGTGGAGGGTGAAGGCCGTCAGAATGTCGAAACATTTCTTAGAAAACGCAAGCTGCCTTTTGGTAGCAGCAGTGCGGACAATAGGCAAATATTATGGCAATTAAAGCCAACTCCTCACCACTTTGCTGATCAAATGAAAAAGCAGACTTCATAG